The Streptomyces sp. NBC_00440 genome contains a region encoding:
- a CDS encoding GNAT family N-acetyltransferase, which translates to MDIRPCQEGDLQILERHMPSPGQTHRHAMRFETQEQGLSTFLVAWADRIPVGTAQILWHGCRAPEVHDRFPECPELNGLGVWPPQQRSQGIGRAIIHAAETQVRRNGYHRFGLGVDDQNHRAASLYLRLGYHETGCRYLDRYHYLDDEGLRHEVADPCRFLVKQLTGQPG; encoded by the coding sequence ATGGACATCCGCCCGTGCCAAGAAGGCGATCTTCAAATCCTGGAGAGGCACATGCCCTCACCCGGACAGACACACCGCCATGCGATGCGCTTCGAAACGCAGGAGCAAGGTCTCAGTACCTTCCTGGTCGCCTGGGCCGACCGGATCCCCGTCGGGACAGCACAGATTCTGTGGCACGGATGCAGAGCACCCGAAGTGCACGACCGCTTCCCGGAATGCCCTGAGCTGAACGGCCTGGGAGTCTGGCCGCCGCAGCAACGGTCACAGGGCATCGGGAGAGCCATCATCCACGCGGCGGAAACCCAGGTGCGGCGCAACGGCTACCACCGGTTCGGCTTGGGCGTGGACGACCAGAACCACCGTGCGGCCTCCCTCTACCTCCGACTCGGCTACCACGAAACCGGCTGCCGCTACCTCGACCGCTACCACTACCTGGACGACGAAGGCTTGCGCCATGAGGTCGCCGACCCCTGTCGGTTCCTGGTCAAACAGCTCACCGGACAGCCCGGCTGA
- a CDS encoding ABC transporter ATP-binding protein — translation MSALPVATSRELRAYVRRAVLTNRAEFGLVIALQACSAATGLFAPWLLGTLVADVTQGKDTVERLVLLILGCLAGQAVLVRLAGYAAAALGEKILAALREEFVTDLLDLPPEVVEDADSGDLITRTTRDVDLLSNAIRAAIPATLTSIGIVAFTLGALALISPVLLLPCLVPVPVLVGAGRWYLRRAHQGYLLQAASYSRLTESLAETAEGARTVDGLRLTARRMDQLNEDIAHSYAAERHTLRLRNVFLPLCDTSYALPVAAMLIIGGSLYLHGVVSLAAVTAGTLYASQLLNPLDQLMFWLDELQSAGAALARLLGLARFRGAASVPAPRTPAAAPPDGHGGAAGPPDIEVRDLRYAYRPEHEVLRGISLTIGQGEWLAVVGPSGAGKTTLAKLLAGIYRPPTGGVTIGGRDIADLPPAERRGTVALVTQEHHVFRGTLRDNLTIARPDAGEDEMAAALRAVDAWDWAEAMGVDTPVGPGGQALDPAKVQQLALARLILASPDVLILDEATSLLNPSAARHLERSLAAVTSGRTVIAVVHRLHTARDADRIAVLDDGRITEFGPHEELLARNGAYSGLWRAWQGQNV, via the coding sequence ATGAGCGCGCTGCCCGTTGCCACGAGCCGCGAACTCCGCGCGTATGTGCGGCGCGCCGTCCTGACCAACCGCGCCGAGTTCGGCCTGGTGATCGCCTTGCAGGCGTGCTCGGCGGCCACCGGGCTGTTCGCCCCGTGGCTGCTCGGCACCCTGGTCGCGGACGTGACCCAGGGCAAGGACACGGTGGAACGTCTGGTTCTGCTGATCCTCGGCTGTCTGGCGGGCCAGGCCGTGCTGGTACGCCTCGCGGGGTACGCGGCCGCCGCGCTCGGCGAGAAGATCCTCGCGGCACTGCGCGAGGAATTCGTGACGGACCTGCTGGACCTGCCGCCCGAGGTCGTCGAGGACGCGGACAGCGGTGACCTGATCACCCGGACGACCCGGGACGTCGACCTGCTGTCCAACGCCATCCGGGCCGCGATCCCGGCGACCCTGACCTCGATCGGCATCGTCGCGTTCACCCTCGGTGCCCTGGCGCTGATCAGCCCGGTCCTGCTGCTGCCGTGCCTGGTCCCCGTCCCGGTGCTGGTCGGCGCGGGCCGCTGGTACCTGCGCCGGGCGCACCAGGGGTATCTGCTCCAGGCCGCCTCCTACTCCCGGCTGACCGAGAGCCTGGCCGAGACCGCCGAGGGCGCCCGTACGGTCGACGGGCTGCGACTGACCGCCCGCCGTATGGACCAGCTCAACGAGGACATCGCCCACTCCTACGCCGCCGAACGCCACACCCTGCGGCTGCGGAACGTCTTCCTCCCGCTGTGCGACACCAGTTACGCCCTGCCGGTGGCCGCGATGCTGATCATCGGCGGCTCGCTCTACCTGCACGGAGTGGTATCCCTGGCCGCTGTCACCGCGGGCACGCTGTACGCCTCGCAGCTGCTCAACCCGCTGGACCAGCTGATGTTCTGGCTGGACGAGCTCCAGTCGGCGGGTGCCGCGCTGGCCCGGCTGCTGGGTCTCGCGCGGTTCCGGGGCGCGGCCTCCGTACCGGCGCCCCGGACCCCGGCCGCGGCGCCGCCGGACGGGCACGGCGGCGCGGCCGGGCCGCCGGACATCGAGGTACGGGATCTGCGCTACGCGTACCGGCCGGAGCACGAAGTGCTGCGCGGCATCAGCCTGACCATCGGGCAGGGCGAATGGCTCGCCGTCGTCGGGCCATCGGGCGCCGGTAAGACGACGCTGGCCAAGCTGCTGGCCGGTATTTACCGACCACCCACCGGCGGTGTCACCATCGGCGGCCGGGACATCGCGGACCTGCCACCCGCCGAGCGGCGCGGCACGGTGGCTCTGGTGACCCAGGAGCACCACGTCTTCCGCGGCACGCTGCGCGACAACCTGACCATCGCGCGACCGGACGCGGGAGAAGACGAGATGGCGGCCGCCCTGAGGGCGGTCGACGCATGGGACTGGGCCGAGGCGATGGGCGTGGACACTCCGGTCGGGCCCGGGGGACAGGCGCTGGACCCGGCGAAGGTGCAGCAACTGGCTCTGGCCCGGCTCATCCTCGCGAGTCCGGACGTCCTGATCCTGGACGAGGCGACCTCGCTGCTGAACCCCTCGGCCGCGCGGCACCTGGAACGGTCGCTGGCCGCCGTCACGAGCGGCCGCACCGTGATCGCCGTGGTGCACCGACTGCACACCGCCCGGGACGCCGACCGGATCGCGGTTCTCGACGACGGCCGGATCACCGAATTCGGCCCCCACGAGGAACTCCTCGCCAGGAACGGCGCCTACTCGGGGCTGTGGCGCGCCTGGCAGGGGCAGAACGTGTGA
- a CDS encoding ABC transporter ATP-binding protein — protein MAAGHRRLLLSDCVFNMMWSGGLALTPAVIGQAINTGLVAKDQTALVGWGLAVLGLGVATALSALLVERLELRLKVEPGYETMRLVTHKACELGTTLDRKSSAGDLVTVGVSDISLIGQTLEVGARGVGGAVGFVVVAVLMLFASWQVGLLVLVAVPVILFITTRLARTLRSRQSHLRAQQRELTDQSVDIVRGLRVLRGIGGEELFADRYRDGSQRLRSVALQQARASALLGAARTFLPSLLLAGVVALAGELVLTERLSAGQMVAFYGFATYLVIPTNQITFAVSKAMQGHVAATNVIRLLRTEPDVGPGPASGAMPGTGVLADPDSGLRVPADGLTAVVCSAGDSAALADRLGRYVESGATYAGRPLAELPLAGVRERILVTTADEHLFAGPLRRELNPTGRPDGSGSDDQLWAAIDAAAARDIVEALPERLDTHVAAGGREFSGGQQQRLRLARALMADPEVLVLSDPTSAVDAHTESRMAEGIAHLRQGRATVVFTTSVLLLHRADHVALVLDGTVAADGSHESLMADARYRSLVERWTAVA, from the coding sequence ATGGCGGCCGGACATCGCCGCCTCCTGCTGTCCGACTGTGTCTTCAACATGATGTGGTCGGGCGGACTGGCGCTGACACCGGCAGTGATCGGCCAGGCCATCAACACCGGCCTGGTGGCGAAGGATCAGACAGCACTTGTCGGGTGGGGCCTGGCGGTCCTCGGACTGGGCGTCGCCACGGCGCTGTCCGCCCTGCTCGTGGAGCGCCTCGAACTGCGGCTGAAGGTCGAGCCCGGGTACGAGACCATGCGGCTCGTCACCCACAAGGCATGTGAACTGGGCACGACGCTCGACCGGAAGTCCTCGGCCGGCGACCTCGTCACGGTGGGCGTCTCGGACATCAGCCTCATCGGCCAGACCCTGGAGGTCGGCGCCCGCGGTGTCGGCGGAGCGGTCGGGTTCGTCGTCGTCGCCGTACTCATGCTGTTCGCCTCCTGGCAGGTCGGCCTGCTGGTGCTGGTCGCGGTGCCGGTCATCCTCTTCATCACCACCCGCCTGGCCCGCACCCTGCGCAGCAGGCAGAGCCATCTCCGCGCACAGCAGCGGGAGCTCACCGACCAGTCCGTCGACATCGTGCGAGGACTGCGGGTCCTGCGCGGAATCGGCGGCGAGGAGCTGTTCGCCGACCGGTACCGTGACGGCTCGCAGCGCCTCAGGTCCGTCGCGCTGCAACAGGCGCGGGCCTCAGCGCTCCTGGGGGCGGCCAGGACGTTCCTGCCGAGCCTGCTGCTCGCCGGAGTGGTGGCCCTGGCCGGGGAGCTGGTACTGACCGAGCGGCTGAGCGCCGGTCAGATGGTGGCCTTCTACGGGTTCGCCACGTACCTGGTGATTCCCACCAACCAGATCACCTTCGCCGTCTCCAAGGCCATGCAGGGCCATGTGGCCGCCACGAACGTCATCCGGCTGCTCCGGACGGAGCCCGACGTCGGCCCGGGCCCCGCATCGGGCGCGATGCCCGGCACCGGTGTCCTGGCCGACCCCGATTCCGGCCTGCGGGTGCCCGCCGACGGCCTGACCGCCGTCGTCTGCTCCGCGGGCGACTCGGCCGCCCTGGCCGACCGGCTGGGACGCTACGTCGAGTCCGGCGCGACGTACGCCGGACGACCGCTGGCCGAACTGCCGTTGGCCGGGGTGCGCGAGCGGATCCTCGTCACCACCGCCGACGAGCATTTGTTCGCGGGACCACTGCGCCGCGAACTGAACCCGACGGGCAGGCCGGACGGCTCCGGCTCCGACGACCAGCTGTGGGCGGCCATCGACGCGGCCGCCGCCCGGGACATCGTCGAGGCGCTGCCCGAGCGGCTCGACACCCATGTGGCCGCGGGCGGCCGGGAGTTCTCAGGGGGCCAGCAGCAGCGCCTGCGGCTGGCCCGCGCCCTGATGGCCGATCCGGAAGTCCTGGTCCTGTCCGACCCGACCAGCGCTGTCGACGCGCATACGGAGAGCAGGATGGCCGAGGGAATCGCGCACTTGCGCCAGGGCAGGGCCACCGTCGTGTTCACCACGAGCGTCCTGCTGCTGCACCGGGCCGATCACGTGGCGCTGGTCCTCGACGGCACGGTGGCAGCCGACGGATCCCATGAATCGCTGATGGCGGACGCGCGCTACCGGTCCCTGGTCGAGCGCTGGACGGCCGTCGCATGA
- a CDS encoding MFS transporter yields MSAAPSASSPESPERSAGSGIPPTATDPALLRKVALSSLLGTVIEYYDFLLYGTMAALVFGPLFFPESNSTVGTIASFGTLAAGYVARPVGGAVFGHFGDRLGRKTVLIVTMVLMGAASSLIGLLPTYATIGVAAPVLLILFRIVQGIAIGGEWGGATLMVVEHADARRRGLWNGVMQMGSPIGFLLSSLVVTAITLLPQDRFMAWGWRIPFLFSALLVGIGLYVRISVTESPLFQQAARARDEQAAAQPPRIPLAQVLRAPRVLVLACAVGIGPFALTALIGTFMLTYAKAVGYETSDVMTGLTATSITGLVAIPLFSALSDRVGRRAVSMGGAAGIVLLAFPIYALINTGSVALLILGMVLGQVVQNAMYAPLGPLLSEMFGTQVRYTGASMGYQLAALIGGGFTPLFASSRLSASGSISSTPLAILAIVCGLITALAIWRTAETRGRDLSEDPGAEPLGQVTQGVLDRSTGGE; encoded by the coding sequence ATGTCCGCTGCACCCTCCGCGTCGTCCCCGGAAAGCCCCGAGAGATCCGCAGGGTCCGGGATACCACCCACGGCAACGGATCCCGCACTGCTGCGCAAAGTGGCACTGTCGAGCCTGCTCGGCACCGTCATCGAGTACTACGACTTCCTGCTCTACGGCACGATGGCAGCCCTGGTCTTCGGCCCGTTGTTCTTCCCCGAGTCGAACTCCACGGTCGGCACGATCGCCTCGTTCGGGACACTGGCCGCCGGCTATGTCGCGCGGCCAGTCGGGGGCGCTGTATTCGGGCACTTCGGCGACCGGCTCGGACGCAAGACCGTGCTCATCGTGACGATGGTCCTCATGGGCGCGGCGAGCTCCCTGATCGGACTGCTGCCCACGTACGCGACGATCGGCGTCGCGGCTCCCGTGCTGCTGATCCTGTTCCGTATCGTCCAGGGCATCGCCATCGGCGGTGAATGGGGCGGCGCCACGCTGATGGTCGTCGAGCACGCCGACGCACGGCGCCGCGGCCTGTGGAACGGCGTGATGCAGATGGGGTCACCGATCGGATTCCTCCTGTCCAGCCTTGTGGTCACCGCGATCACGCTCCTTCCCCAGGACCGGTTCATGGCGTGGGGCTGGCGCATCCCGTTCCTGTTCAGCGCGCTGCTGGTCGGCATCGGCCTGTATGTGCGCATCAGCGTCACGGAGAGCCCGCTGTTCCAGCAGGCGGCGCGGGCCCGGGACGAGCAGGCCGCGGCACAGCCACCCCGTATCCCCCTGGCACAGGTGCTGCGGGCGCCCCGTGTCCTCGTCCTCGCCTGCGCGGTCGGCATCGGCCCCTTCGCCCTGACCGCCCTGATCGGGACCTTCATGCTCACCTACGCCAAGGCCGTCGGGTATGAGACGTCCGACGTGATGACCGGCCTCACGGCCACCTCGATCACCGGGCTGGTGGCCATCCCGTTGTTCTCCGCGCTGTCGGACCGCGTTGGCCGCCGGGCGGTGTCGATGGGGGGCGCCGCGGGTATCGTCCTGCTCGCTTTCCCGATCTACGCCCTGATCAACACGGGGTCCGTCGCTCTGCTGATCCTCGGCATGGTGCTGGGACAGGTGGTGCAGAACGCGATGTACGCACCGCTGGGGCCACTGCTGTCCGAGATGTTCGGCACCCAGGTGCGCTACACCGGAGCATCCATGGGCTACCAGCTGGCCGCACTGATCGGCGGTGGCTTCACCCCGCTCTTCGCGAGCAGCCGGCTCTCGGCTTCGGGCAGCATCTCCAGCACCCCCCTCGCCATCCTCGCCATCGTCTGCGGGCTGATCACCGCACTCGCCATCTGGCGCACCGCCGAAACCCGCGGCCGGGACCTGTCCGAGGACCCGGGCGCGGAGCCACTCGGTCAGGTGACGCAGGGCGTGCTGGACAGATCGACCGGCGGAGAGTAG
- a CDS encoding acyl-CoA dehydrogenase family protein: MDYGFTPEEEAFRSEVLEFLADFQGLDGYFHRREGTGEGVRRVYRALGERGWLSLSWPAEFGGGGLSPAYEFILWDEMAYARVARPPMGPGLVAKALMTHGTAEQCERFLPGLRLGQINFALGYSEPDAGSDLAAVRTRATRAGDDYEINGAKCWTSNAHWADYIWLLCRTGAPDSRSRGLSVLIVPLDQPGVSVSPIPTHDGGRLNEVRFDGVRVPAGNRVGGENDGWQVVASALAVERHVQFPPKRLRRDLQDLLTWTEKSGLSHDPVVRRRLCDLAVKVAEAEALALALLGEIISGEPSAVPAAYHKLAGTLLAQEIARSAMEFGSGEALIKDTDVEFMWRQAILETVGGGTSEMMRGLIARQAFGLDSKG, translated from the coding sequence ATGGACTATGGATTCACCCCCGAGGAGGAGGCGTTTCGCAGCGAGGTACTGGAGTTCCTCGCCGACTTCCAGGGGCTGGACGGCTACTTCCACCGCCGTGAGGGCACGGGGGAGGGCGTACGGAGGGTCTACCGGGCGCTCGGGGAGCGCGGTTGGCTGTCACTGTCCTGGCCCGCGGAGTTCGGCGGCGGGGGGTTGTCACCCGCGTACGAGTTCATCCTGTGGGACGAGATGGCCTATGCGCGGGTCGCCCGGCCGCCGATGGGTCCGGGCCTCGTCGCCAAGGCGCTCATGACCCACGGGACGGCCGAGCAGTGCGAACGTTTCCTCCCGGGGCTCCGGCTCGGACAGATCAACTTCGCGCTCGGCTATTCGGAGCCGGACGCCGGTTCGGATCTGGCGGCAGTGCGGACCCGGGCGACGCGAGCCGGTGACGACTACGAGATCAACGGCGCGAAGTGCTGGACTTCCAACGCCCACTGGGCCGACTACATCTGGCTGCTCTGCCGGACCGGAGCCCCCGACAGCAGATCGCGCGGACTCAGTGTCCTGATCGTTCCCCTGGACCAGCCCGGCGTCTCGGTCTCCCCGATCCCGACCCATGACGGCGGTCGCCTGAACGAGGTCCGGTTCGACGGCGTACGGGTCCCGGCCGGGAACCGGGTCGGCGGCGAGAACGACGGGTGGCAGGTGGTCGCGTCCGCGCTCGCGGTCGAACGACATGTCCAGTTCCCGCCGAAGCGGCTGCGAAGGGACCTCCAGGACCTCCTCACCTGGACGGAGAAGTCGGGCCTGAGCCACGATCCCGTCGTCCGCCGGCGGCTGTGCGACCTCGCCGTGAAAGTGGCGGAGGCCGAGGCGCTGGCGCTGGCGCTGCTCGGCGAGATCATCAGCGGTGAACCCTCGGCGGTCCCGGCGGCGTACCACAAACTGGCCGGCACCCTGCTCGCCCAGGAGATCGCGCGTTCGGCCATGGAGTTCGGATCGGGCGAGGCGCTGATCAAGGACACCGATGTCGAGTTCATGTGGCGGCAGGCCATCCTGGAAACCGTCGGCGGCGGAACATCGGAAATGATGCGCGGACTCATCGCACGACAGGCGTTCGGGCTCGACAGCAAAGGCTGA
- a CDS encoding enoyl-CoA hydratase/isomerase family protein, whose protein sequence is MTQDQDHPADVEEPEVLFEKREHVAYITLNRPHKGNSLTGTMMPQMKAVWSEVRDDPWIRAAIVTGAGDRHLCTGADVNVVAGRGGMSTGTGPLTDEVFWSPRQNRVWKPVICAVNGLAAGAGLHFVVDADIVVASEQASFMDTHVNVGLVGAMENIGLAKRLPLGSALRMTLMGKGYRMPAERAYQLGLVDELVAHGQLMDTAEEMAQCIAKNSPAAVSLSQQAIWGSLEMGYTQACEYGWSLLRMHWAHPDSKEGPRAFSEGREPKWTTAAGKDD, encoded by the coding sequence ATGACGCAGGACCAGGATCATCCGGCGGACGTCGAAGAGCCGGAGGTGCTCTTCGAGAAGCGTGAACACGTCGCGTACATCACGCTCAATCGACCGCACAAGGGAAACTCCCTGACCGGCACGATGATGCCGCAGATGAAGGCCGTATGGAGTGAGGTCCGGGACGACCCGTGGATCCGGGCGGCCATCGTCACCGGCGCAGGCGACCGGCACCTGTGCACCGGCGCGGACGTGAACGTCGTCGCCGGCCGGGGCGGCATGAGCACCGGCACGGGGCCGCTGACCGACGAGGTCTTCTGGTCGCCGCGGCAGAACCGGGTGTGGAAGCCGGTCATCTGCGCGGTCAACGGCCTGGCGGCCGGAGCCGGGCTGCACTTCGTGGTCGACGCCGACATCGTGGTCGCATCGGAGCAGGCGAGTTTCATGGACACCCATGTCAATGTCGGCCTGGTGGGGGCGATGGAGAACATCGGTCTCGCCAAGCGGCTGCCGCTGGGCTCCGCGCTGCGGATGACCTTGATGGGCAAGGGCTACCGGATGCCGGCCGAGCGCGCGTACCAGCTGGGGCTGGTGGACGAACTGGTCGCCCACGGACAACTCATGGACACAGCCGAAGAGATGGCGCAGTGCATCGCCAAGAACTCGCCGGCCGCGGTGTCGCTCTCGCAGCAGGCGATCTGGGGGTCGCTGGAAATGGGATACACCCAGGCGTGCGAGTACGGATGGTCGCTCCTGCGGATGCACTGGGCACACCCCGACTCGAAGGAAGGCCCCCGGGCGTTCAGTGAGGGGCGCGAACCGAAGTGGACCACCGCGGCCGGCAAGGACGACTGA
- a CDS encoding acyl-CoA dehydrogenase family protein, producing the protein MSEPVTFTPDQEALAGSVRSYCAARCPEEVQRAGSDSFPWPFWYGLAELGVLSLAVPGEEGGAGEISAVAMELGRAFAPGPLAATVFAAHTLPSAHSLPVVSGDSLVSWGCPPLMPWSPVADVFIETDGERAWLARPAGEVNPLETLGNEPWGRVPLERVLPLEGVREGTDLSNMALAGYLWGAGKRVLDAAVEHARTRVQFGRAIGTFQAVAHPIANAGLGLEAAEKLIKVAARAVDHGHPQASGLASAARLSASRAAMDAAFVSHQTHGAMGYSVEGPVGHIAQRIRQLSMLPSHANETGEQVLAMYSESGRE; encoded by the coding sequence ATGAGCGAACCTGTCACGTTCACCCCGGATCAGGAAGCGCTCGCCGGGTCCGTCCGGAGCTACTGCGCGGCCCGGTGCCCCGAAGAAGTCCAGCGTGCGGGTTCGGATTCGTTTCCCTGGCCGTTCTGGTACGGGCTGGCCGAACTCGGTGTGCTGTCGTTGGCCGTGCCCGGTGAGGAGGGCGGGGCGGGTGAGATCTCCGCCGTCGCCATGGAGCTGGGACGTGCCTTCGCGCCCGGGCCGTTGGCGGCCACCGTCTTCGCGGCACATACGCTGCCGTCCGCGCACTCGCTCCCCGTGGTCTCCGGCGACAGCCTGGTGTCCTGGGGATGCCCCCCGCTGATGCCCTGGTCGCCGGTCGCCGACGTCTTCATCGAGACGGACGGCGAGCGGGCCTGGCTCGCGCGTCCGGCCGGTGAGGTGAACCCGCTGGAGACCCTCGGCAACGAGCCATGGGGACGTGTTCCGCTGGAGCGCGTACTCCCGCTGGAAGGCGTTCGGGAGGGAACGGACCTCTCGAACATGGCGCTTGCCGGGTATCTGTGGGGCGCGGGGAAGCGCGTGCTGGACGCCGCGGTCGAGCACGCACGTACGCGAGTCCAGTTCGGCCGCGCCATCGGCACCTTTCAAGCCGTCGCACATCCGATCGCGAACGCCGGCCTCGGACTTGAGGCCGCGGAGAAGCTGATCAAGGTCGCCGCGCGGGCGGTCGACCACGGTCACCCCCAGGCGTCCGGCCTCGCGTCCGCCGCGCGGCTGTCCGCATCGAGAGCCGCCATGGACGCGGCTTTCGTCTCCCACCAGACGCACGGTGCCATGGGCTACTCCGTGGAAGGGCCGGTCGGCCACATCGCGCAGCGCATCCGGCAGCTCTCCATGTTGCCGTCACATGCGAACGAAACAGGCGAACAGGTATTGGCGATGTATTCGGAGAGTGGTCGGGAATGA
- a CDS encoding acyl-CoA dehydrogenase family protein, protein MDFERSDTQHALLDALGTLLSRHAGTQRCRELAERGAYDHELESELRAAGFLDVFGEDGAGPLEATLAVEQISAELGAITPVPHLLVLPALGLPVPEGPVVLAGRDGSGPVRYGSEARQILTAGADRCVAAELSPDDAEPVPSAYGYPLARVVPRRAEDLAPGTSQTMMNWWRVGVCAEALGMMQRAFDLTVQYAKDRTVFGRALGSFQALQHRLAEVSVLVEGARWLTYEAAFRGATTESSAVAAAHTMAALNRLTRETHQITGAVGLTREHDLHLWTLRLQALRAELGGLRAHRRAVVTSRWEVAAA, encoded by the coding sequence GTGGATTTCGAACGATCGGATACGCAACACGCGCTGCTGGACGCACTGGGCACCCTGCTGAGCCGGCACGCCGGCACCCAGCGTTGCCGAGAGCTCGCCGAGCGCGGGGCATACGACCACGAGCTCGAATCCGAGCTGCGCGCGGCCGGCTTCCTCGACGTGTTCGGCGAGGACGGCGCGGGGCCGCTGGAAGCCACCCTCGCGGTCGAACAGATCAGTGCCGAACTCGGCGCGATCACTCCGGTACCGCATCTGCTCGTGCTGCCCGCGCTCGGGCTGCCGGTACCCGAGGGCCCGGTCGTCCTGGCCGGCCGCGACGGGTCGGGCCCGGTGCGGTACGGCAGCGAGGCCAGGCAGATCCTCACCGCCGGGGCCGATCGCTGCGTCGCGGCGGAGCTGAGTCCTGACGACGCGGAGCCGGTTCCGTCGGCGTACGGCTATCCGCTGGCCCGGGTGGTTCCGCGCCGCGCCGAGGACCTCGCTCCCGGGACGTCACAGACGATGATGAACTGGTGGCGTGTCGGGGTCTGTGCCGAGGCTCTCGGGATGATGCAGAGGGCGTTCGACCTCACCGTCCAGTACGCGAAGGACCGCACCGTGTTCGGGCGCGCCCTCGGTTCGTTCCAGGCGTTGCAGCACCGTCTCGCCGAGGTGAGTGTGCTGGTCGAAGGGGCGCGCTGGCTCACCTACGAGGCGGCGTTCCGCGGCGCCACCACGGAGTCGTCGGCTGTCGCCGCCGCGCACACGATGGCCGCACTGAACCGGCTGACGCGGGAAACACACCAGATCACGGGTGCTGTCGGGCTGACCAGGGAACACGACCTCCACCTCTGGACGCTTCGTCTGCAAGCGCTCAGAGCGGAGCTCGGTGGACTGCGCGCGCACCGGCGTGCCGTGGTGACATCTCGCTGGGAAGTCGCGGCGGCATGA
- a CDS encoding acyl-CoA dehydrogenase family protein codes for MEFALSEADTAFRSDLVGFLDQELADGWNRSEHGLGSAVYTDFSRGFVHTLAAKGWLTPHWPPEYGGGGQGAWQHFVLGEEMWKRGEPRGPQYMNVNWVGPSIIKYGTEEQKKELLPPITRGEVFWCQGFSEPEAGTDLASLRTRADRDGEDYVLNGQKIWTSYANAADYCFLLARTGSVSDGRNGISVFLLPLKTPGVEVRRIDGFVGDHSFNELFLTDVRIPRNCLLGEENKGWDIVRRTLAYERVGAPRYARAALVLDGLADWCRTAGLLTDPGVQEQFGDARALCEAARVLVYRVIDERAKAKEPSPLAYQARAAMVQAERAVGDLALDVMGSEALVEKSPGDAQFRNSLGAGIAAGSYEVQLNLISRLILKLPKE; via the coding sequence ATGGAATTCGCTTTGAGTGAGGCCGACACGGCGTTTCGGAGCGACCTCGTCGGCTTTCTTGACCAAGAACTGGCCGACGGATGGAACCGCTCCGAGCACGGTCTCGGCAGCGCGGTGTACACCGACTTCTCAAGAGGCTTCGTGCACACCCTGGCGGCCAAGGGGTGGCTCACCCCGCACTGGCCGCCGGAGTACGGCGGCGGTGGCCAGGGGGCGTGGCAGCACTTCGTGCTCGGCGAGGAGATGTGGAAGCGGGGGGAGCCCCGCGGCCCGCAGTACATGAATGTGAACTGGGTCGGCCCCTCGATCATCAAGTACGGCACGGAGGAACAGAAGAAGGAGCTCCTGCCGCCGATCACCCGGGGCGAAGTCTTCTGGTGCCAGGGCTTCTCCGAGCCGGAGGCGGGTACCGACCTGGCGTCCCTGCGGACCCGCGCGGACCGCGACGGTGAGGACTACGTCCTCAACGGCCAGAAGATCTGGACGTCGTATGCGAACGCGGCCGACTACTGCTTCCTCCTGGCGCGCACCGGTTCCGTGTCGGACGGCCGGAACGGGATCTCCGTCTTCCTGCTGCCGCTGAAGACGCCGGGTGTCGAAGTCAGGCGCATCGACGGGTTCGTCGGGGACCACTCGTTCAACGAACTGTTCCTCACGGACGTCAGGATTCCCAGGAACTGCCTGCTCGGCGAGGAGAACAAGGGCTGGGACATCGTCCGCCGGACACTCGCCTACGAGCGCGTCGGCGCCCCGCGTTACGCGCGTGCGGCTCTTGTTCTCGACGGGCTCGCCGACTGGTGCCGAACGGCCGGCCTGCTCACGGATCCCGGCGTACAGGAGCAGTTCGGCGATGCGCGAGCGCTCTGTGAGGCTGCTCGTGTCCTTGTCTACCGAGTCATCGACGAGCGGGCCAAGGCGAAGGAACCCTCGCCGCTGGCCTACCAGGCCCGCGCGGCGATGGTCCAGGCCGAGCGTGCGGTCGGCGACCTCGCGCTCGATGTCATGGGAAGCGAAGCCCTGGTCGAGAAGTCGCCCGGCGATGCGCAGTTCCGCAACTCGCTCGGCGCCGGCATCGCCGCAGGGAGCTATGAAGTCCAGCTCAACCTGATCAGCCGCCTGATCCTGAAGCTGCCGAAGGAATAG